The Legionella lansingensis DNA window AACTCCGTGCCGGTTCGACTCCGGCCCTGGGCACCATCCATGTTCTCATATGCACATAATTATTGGTAATTTCGGAAATCATTCCCTGGCTGTTATGCAGACTCTTATTGATAGAGCTTTGCCTGATATTCATTTCATTTACGTGCACACAGGTTGGGCAGCAGCTTGTTGGTCTGAAAGAATTTCCGTATGCACAGACTACGCCCAAAAAAACCAAGTTCAAGTACATCATTTGAAAGCACAATCAAGTTTTAGTGAAATGGTCATCGACCGCAAACAGTTTCCAAGTCGAAAATTTCAGTGGTGCGCTGGATTCCTCAAGGGATTGACCATCCTGAATTACCTTGACGAACATGATCCTTCCTGCGAGGCGCTTATCGTCTCTGGCAAAAGAAGATTAGATTCTCGACGTTATGCCAATCTCGAAGAATTTGAGTTGCAAAACGAGCTCTATCAAGGACGAACATTATGGTATCCTCTTTGGCAAACAGACAATGAAGAATTTATGCATCTGGTGCAAAAAACTGGCTTTAAATTGCTTCCCCATGCGAGCATGGAGTGTAGCCCTTGTATTCATATGAATAGGCAACAACTCAAGAATCTTGATTCCTTTTCTTTGGAGCGATTGCAAAGCTTGGAGAATAATATTCAGCGGACAATGTTTCCAGAGTCAATCGACGAGTTATGTGCAAATTCGGCCACTAGGCAAAAAGAATATCATGGCTTGCAATTAGAGCAATTTGACTTAGGCTGTGGGGCACCTTGGAATTGCGGAGAGTGAGTGAATGCAATTTAAGGAAAAACTGCGCCTTGGTTCTTTCCATGGTTGGTTTCTAAGTCAAATTGTTGATCCCAAATATGATGCTGCTTAAGGATTGTTATTGCGGTTGTTTCAAGTTTAGTTTGCAATTCCTCGCAGCTTGGCATCGATGATGTCTGCAGCAAGGCCGCTTCAATCTCTTGGGCTGCTTTTAAGCCATTGTATTCATGTTCTTGTTCATGAATTTGCAGAGCAGTTAGATAATTGTTCCATTTGGTTTTTAATGCGGGAGATGCATTATACTGATCAATCCATTGCGGAAAAAGGGTGTTAATTTTTACAGAAACACTCACATCTTTGATGGAGCAGGTCGTCTCTAATTGATTATCAAATTGCCAGGTATAGGTCCAAGTAATATGCCAAGTCGTTTTAGAATCGAAATGTTCGTTATTGACTGTGGGTCCTAGTTGATTGAGTTGTTGGCGCAGGGCTTGCTCGGTGTTACCGCTGATTTGATAAAAGGTTTGTACTCTCTTGACAATTGGTATGGCAAGGCAGGAAAAAGTAAGAAAAAATAGGAGACAACTTACCATTATTTGCATTTGTAACCTAATTGAACTTTTTATTCTTCTCGTGGGGAGCGACTCATCAAGTTCATCGCTGCCTTGTGAGCGGTGATTTTTCCGGCTAAAACAGCTTTTACTTGTAAGCAAATCGGCATTTCTACTTCAAATTGTTCTGCCAGGGCACAAACCTGCGCTGCATTATGCTTGCCTTCAACCACTTGACCAATTTGTTCTTCTGCCTCTAAAAGATCAAGTCCTCTACCCAAATGTAAACCAAAACGTCGATTGCGGGATTGGTCATCTGTGCAGGTTAATACCAAATCACCTACACCGGCTAAACCCATGAACGTTTCTTCACGAGCTCCCATTTTAATACCCAGACGTCTCATTTCGGCTAATCCTCGGGTAATTAATGCCGCTTTAGCGTTTGCCCCATAGCCTAGCCCATCACTGATGCCACAGGCGATAGCCAATACATTTT harbors:
- a CDS encoding phosphoadenosine phosphosulfate reductase domain-containing protein; translation: MHIIIGNFGNHSLAVMQTLIDRALPDIHFIYVHTGWAAACWSERISVCTDYAQKNQVQVHHLKAQSSFSEMVIDRKQFPSRKFQWCAGFLKGLTILNYLDEHDPSCEALIVSGKRRLDSRRYANLEEFELQNELYQGRTLWYPLWQTDNEEFMHLVQKTGFKLLPHASMECSPCIHMNRQQLKNLDSFSLERLQSLENNIQRTMFPESIDELCANSATRQKEYHGLQLEQFDLGCGAPWNCGE
- a CDS encoding DUF922 domain-containing Zn-dependent protease, yielding MQIMVSCLLFFLTFSCLAIPIVKRVQTFYQISGNTEQALRQQLNQLGPTVNNEHFDSKTTWHITWTYTWQFDNQLETTCSIKDVSVSVKINTLFPQWIDQYNASPALKTKWNNYLTALQIHEQEHEYNGLKAAQEIEAALLQTSSMPSCEELQTKLETTAITILKQHHIWDQQFDLETNHGKNQGAVFP